From Vidua macroura isolate BioBank_ID:100142 chromosome 5, ASM2450914v1, whole genome shotgun sequence, the proteins below share one genomic window:
- the YARS2 gene encoding tyrosine--tRNA ligase, mitochondrial produces the protein MTEQLQFPWTSPSLQLLHRGPPSRLSRADHPARPTPAPGSGAVPAQRPRPPRRSRRAPRAMAAPALCRRCGRAAGPWGLGRAPLPPPPRRRAHEQARRARGAAGLLAAQCERGLFQEVFPAQSAEEQLPALLQPGRPPLAAYCGFDPTADSLHVGHLLPVMALLHFQRAGHDVIAVVGGATARLGDPSGRERAREPLPVGRVRAHARALRAGLERLFGNHRELFWEPGAGRLGRAALLDNARWLGREPLLRFLGGAGGRLRMGTLLSRQSCQARLRSAEGMSLAEFLYPALQAYDFLHLHQHHGCRIQLGGHDQMGNIMSGYELVTKMTGADVFGITVPLITSTTGDKLGKTAGNAVWLNRDKTSPFELYQFFVRQQDNVVEKYLKLFTFLPLEEIAHIMEMHAKEPEKWGPQKRLAAEVTKLVHGREGLESAKRCTKALYYSSVEALEEMSDQELQELFKQATSAELMLEPGMTVLDLCRKANAIPDGPSGYRKITDGGVSINGNRVTNPETVLILGQHILKNGVSLLRVGKKNYYIIKWLQL, from the exons ATGACCGAGCAGCTTCAATTTCCATGGACatctcccagcctgcagctgctgcacaggg GCCCGCCGAGCAGGCTCTCCCGAGCAGACCACCCCGCTCGGCCCACGCCGGCTCCCGGTTCCGGGGCGGTCCCGGCGCagcggccccgcccgccgcggcgCTCCCGGCGTGCCCCGCGCGCGATGGCGGCGCCCGCGCTGTGCCGTCgctgcgggcgggcggcggggccgtggGGCCTCGGCCGGgctccgctcccgccgccgccccgccgccgggcCCACGAGCaggcgcggcgggcgcggggcgccGCGGGGCTGCTGGCGGCGCAGTGCGAGCGCGGGCTGTTCCAGGAGGTGTTCCCGGCGCAGAGCGCGGAGGAGCAGCTGCCGGCGCTGCTGCAGCCGGGCCGGCCGCCGCTGGCCGCCTACTGCGGTTTCGACCCCACGGCGGACTCGCTGCACGTGGGGCACCTGCTGCCCGTCATGGCGCTGCTGCACTTCCAGCGCGCGGGCCACGACGTCATCGCCGTGGTGGGCGGGGCCACGGCGCGGCTCGGGGACCCCAGCGGGCGGGAGCGCGCGCGGGAGCCGCTGCCGGTGGGGCGGGTGCGCGCGCACGCGCGGGCGCTGCGCGCGGGGCTGGAGCGGCTGTTCGGGAACCACCGGGAGCTGTTCTGGGAGCCGGGAGCCGGGCGGCTCGGCCGCGCCGCCCTGCTGGACAACGCCCGCTGGCTCGGCCGGGAGCCGCTGCTCCGCTTCCTGGGCGGCGCCGGCGGGCGCCTCCGCATGGGCACGCTGCTGAGCCGGCAGAGCTGCCAGGCGCGGCTGCGCAGCGCCGAGGGCATGAGCCTGGCCGAATTCCTGTATCCCGCGCTGCAGGCCTACGACTTCCTGcacctccaccagcaccacgGCTGCCGCATCCAGCTGGGCGGCCACGACCAGATGGGAAACATCATGTCCGGATACGAGCTCGTCACCAA GATGACAGGAGCAGATGTGTTTGGAATTACTGTACCTCTTATTACCAGTACTACTGGCGATAAACTGGGAAAGACTGCTGGAAATGCAGTTTGGCTCAACAGGGATAAGACCTCTCCATTTGAGCTGTATCAGTTTTTTGTCAGACAGCAAGATAATGTAGTTGAAAA ATACCTGAAACTATTCACCTTCCTTCCCCTTGAGGAGATTGCCCACATCATGGAAATGCATGCTAAAGAACCTGAGAAATGGGGACCTCAGAAACGACTGGCTGCAGAAGTGACTAAGCTTGTCCATGGTAGAGAGGGGCTGGAATCTGCTAAGAG GTGCACCAAGGCCCTTTATTACAGCAGTGTGGAGGCACTGGAAGAAATGTCTGACCAAGAGCTACAGGAACTTTTCAAACAAGCTACTTCTGCTGAACTGATGCTTGAACCTGGGATGACTGTTCTTGACTTGTGTCGCAAAGCAAATGCAATTCCAGATGGACCTAGTGG gtaCCGGAAAATTACAGATGGAGGAGTTTCAATAAATGGGAATCGTGTAACTAATCCTGAGACTGTTCTTATTCTGGGACAGCATATTCTGAAGAATGGAGTATCATTACTTAGggttggaaagaaaaattactacATTATAAAATGGCTGCAGTTGTGA